From Mucilaginibacter rubeus, a single genomic window includes:
- a CDS encoding TIM-barrel domain-containing protein — MSTMPALAVIKSFKKAADGVTFTLDKGLMKVLIRKDDIIEVEYTIFDALETKPSLVVNNKWLQHVPYQVTDGRAEVVITTSKLKVKINKATNAITYTDLKGNVITAEDNDNKSMTPATIAGISTYNVTTQFNSPKDEALFGLGCHPLDSMSINYKGRNQDLAIKYLTGAIPVMLSTKGYGLMWDNYSASNFYGGEADNTKFKYVSESGKQVDYFFFYGPGFDHIIDLYRTTTGRAPMFGKWAYGLFQSQDRYLSEDEILSVKDNYRNNHIPVDVIVQDWYYWDPLPIGSHVMKPERYPHPQKLIDALHAANLHAMISIWPVFGKGTPNYDALDKMGGLTDITWDNVVTHTFDTYYDAHNPKARELYWDQARDSLIKRYGWDAWWIDQCEPDNGALLDARRQSNFAIGKGIDYFNTYSLQHTKGVYEGWRRDIPGKRAFFLVRQSFAGEQRNASTLWSSDIECTFHDFKDQVPQGINACTSGIPYWTSDIGGYHYHWKPADWSQPDKRELFTRWFQFGTFCPIFRIHGKGERAIFSKNWDENTRSILLNFDKLRYRLMPYIYSLAGRVTKDNYTIMRSLAFDYRGDVNVYGIPDQYMFGPAFMVNPVTEQLYTSSDAAKKAKARQVYLPAASKWYNFWTGELLDGGQTISAAAPIEILPLYVKAGSIIPMGPDVEYATEKPNSNIELRIYPGADASFKFYEDENDNYNYEKGQSATFTLNWNDKTHKLSISDTKGHFPGQLKNRTFNIVMVKGTHGSDVALTAKADKVVKYAGKAIVVAL; from the coding sequence ATGTCAACTATGCCTGCTTTGGCAGTTATCAAATCGTTTAAAAAAGCTGCCGATGGTGTTACTTTTACGCTCGACAAAGGCTTGATGAAAGTACTCATTCGTAAGGATGATATCATCGAGGTAGAATACACTATATTCGATGCTCTTGAAACCAAACCATCGCTGGTAGTTAATAACAAGTGGCTGCAGCATGTACCCTACCAGGTTACTGATGGGAGAGCTGAAGTTGTAATTACCACATCGAAGTTGAAGGTGAAGATAAACAAAGCCACCAACGCCATTACTTATACCGATTTAAAGGGTAACGTGATTACAGCGGAGGACAACGATAATAAATCGATGACACCTGCTACTATTGCAGGAATCAGTACATACAATGTTACTACGCAATTTAACTCGCCTAAGGATGAGGCCTTATTTGGTTTGGGGTGTCACCCGCTTGATTCCATGTCTATCAATTATAAAGGCCGCAACCAGGACCTGGCCATTAAATATCTTACCGGCGCTATACCTGTAATGTTATCAACCAAAGGCTATGGCTTGATGTGGGATAACTATTCGGCCAGTAATTTTTACGGGGGCGAAGCAGATAATACCAAATTTAAATATGTATCTGAAAGCGGTAAACAGGTAGATTACTTCTTTTTCTACGGACCCGGTTTTGATCACATCATCGATCTGTATCGCACCACTACCGGAAGAGCCCCTATGTTTGGTAAATGGGCTTATGGTTTGTTTCAGTCGCAGGATAGGTACCTGAGCGAAGATGAGATCCTGAGTGTGAAAGATAATTATCGCAATAACCATATTCCGGTTGACGTGATTGTGCAGGATTGGTACTACTGGGACCCATTGCCAATCGGCTCGCACGTGATGAAGCCGGAGCGCTATCCGCATCCGCAAAAACTGATCGACGCTTTGCATGCGGCAAACCTGCATGCCATGATCTCTATCTGGCCGGTATTTGGTAAAGGCACACCCAACTATGATGCGCTGGATAAAATGGGTGGCTTAACTGATATTACCTGGGATAACGTGGTTACCCACACTTTTGATACTTATTACGATGCCCACAATCCTAAAGCAAGGGAATTATACTGGGATCAGGCCCGCGACAGCCTCATTAAACGTTATGGCTGGGATGCCTGGTGGATAGATCAGTGTGAGCCCGATAATGGCGCATTGCTTGATGCCCGCCGGCAAAGTAATTTTGCCATTGGTAAAGGCATTGATTATTTCAATACTTACTCTTTGCAGCATACCAAAGGTGTATATGAAGGCTGGCGCAGGGATATTCCGGGCAAGCGCGCTTTCTTCCTGGTGAGGCAGTCGTTTGCAGGCGAACAGCGTAACGCTTCGACGCTATGGTCGAGTGATATTGAGTGTACGTTTCATGACTTTAAAGACCAGGTGCCGCAAGGTATCAACGCCTGTACATCGGGTATTCCTTACTGGACATCAGACATAGGTGGTTATCACTATCACTGGAAACCAGCCGATTGGTCACAGCCCGATAAGCGTGAGCTTTTTACCCGCTGGTTCCAGTTTGGTACGTTCTGCCCGATATTCAGGATCCACGGTAAAGGCGAACGCGCTATCTTCAGCAAAAACTGGGATGAAAACACAAGGTCGATACTGCTTAACTTCGATAAGTTACGCTACCGTTTGATGCCATACATCTATTCGTTGGCAGGTCGTGTTACCAAAGATAACTATACTATTATGCGTTCGCTGGCTTTTGATTACCGTGGCGATGTCAATGTTTATGGTATTCCTGACCAGTATATGTTTGGCCCGGCCTTTATGGTTAACCCCGTTACCGAGCAGCTTTACACTTCAAGTGATGCCGCTAAAAAAGCCAAGGCCCGCCAGGTTTACCTGCCCGCAGCCAGCAAATGGTATAACTTTTGGACCGGTGAATTGCTTGACGGCGGTCAAACCATCAGCGCTGCTGCGCCTATCGAAATATTGCCGCTTTACGTAAAAGCAGGCTCAATTATACCTATGGGCCCGGATGTTGAATACGCTACCGAAAAACCAAATAGCAATATCGAACTTCGTATTTATCCGGGTGCCGATGCTTCGTTTAAGTTTTATGAGGATGAGAACGATAACTATAATTATGAAAAAGGACAGTCGGCTACGTTCACTTTAAACTGGAATGATAAAACCCATAAGCTGAGTATCTCTGATACCAAAGGTCATTTCCCGGGCCAGTTGAAAAACCGCACGTTTAATATCGTAATGGTTAAAGGCACTCATGGCTCAGATGTGGCTTTAACTGCTAAGGCCGATAAAGTAGTTAAGTATGCAGGGAAAGCGATAGTAGTGGCGCTGTAA
- a CDS encoding TerC family protein encodes MSFEIFEQAESWISLITLTLLEIVLGIDNIVFISILSDKLPASQQSQGRRVGLGMAMITRILLLLSISWVMTLTAPLFNLSSIFSITDAEWVEKLAISGRDLILIIGGLFLIYKSTAEIHHKIEGDEENEGAVKKHSFWGTILQIMILDIVFSLDSVITAVGMASHVEIMILAVVIAVGIMMWASNGVAAFVNKHPTVKMLALSFLLLIGVSLLAEAFEQHIPKGYIYFAMAFSVLVEMLNLKMKANRVKKVESKRN; translated from the coding sequence ATGAGTTTTGAAATTTTTGAACAGGCCGAATCCTGGATCTCCCTTATCACGCTTACCTTACTGGAGATCGTTTTAGGCATCGACAATATTGTGTTTATCTCTATCCTATCCGACAAACTTCCGGCCAGCCAGCAAAGCCAGGGCCGCCGGGTTGGTTTAGGCATGGCCATGATCACCCGCATCCTGTTATTGCTTTCTATCAGTTGGGTAATGACTTTAACAGCGCCCTTGTTTAACCTTAGTTCAATTTTTAGTATTACAGATGCCGAATGGGTAGAAAAACTGGCCATCTCCGGTCGTGATCTGATCCTGATCATCGGCGGTTTGTTCCTGATATACAAAAGCACTGCCGAGATCCATCATAAAATTGAAGGCGATGAGGAAAATGAGGGGGCAGTAAAAAAACATTCGTTCTGGGGTACCATATTGCAGATCATGATACTTGATATTGTTTTCTCGCTCGATTCTGTGATTACTGCTGTCGGAATGGCCAGCCATGTTGAAATCATGATACTGGCTGTAGTTATAGCGGTAGGCATTATGATGTGGGCATCAAACGGTGTTGCCGCGTTTGTAAACAAACACCCCACCGTAAAAATGTTGGCGCTGTCATTTTTGTTATTAATAGGCGTTTCGCTCCTGGCCGAAGCCTTTGAACAGCATATCCCGAAAGGCTACATTTATTTCGCCATGGCATTTTCTGTTTTGGTAGAGATGCTGAACTTGAAAATGAAAGCTAACAGGGTGAAGAAGGTAGAAAGCAAAAGGAATTAG
- the glmS gene encoding glutamine--fructose-6-phosphate transaminase (isomerizing), whose amino-acid sequence MCGIVGYIGFRDAYPIVIKGLHRLEYRGYDSAGVALLDQDLKVYKKAGKVEDLENFVKGVDLKGTIGMGHTRWATHGEPSDRNSHPHSSGDRKLTIIHNGIIENYGIIKETLIAKGHVFKSDTDTEVLIHLIEDIQNATGLDLKDAVRVALNKVIGAYAIVIMSADEPDLMIAARKGSPMVIGVGKGEYFIASDATPIVEYTKNVIYLNDNEIAYVHRENLLVKNIDNSVQTPYIQELDLKLEMLEKGGYDHFMMKEIYEQPRSIRDCLRGRIYPQQGKVQLGGIKEYTEKLKNVDRIIIVACGTSWHAGLVGEYLIEEYARVPVEVEYASEFRYRNPIITEKDLVIAISQSGETADTMAAIELAKEKGATIFGICNVVGASIPRLTHAGVYTHAGPEIGVASTKAFTAQVSVLTLIAFYIAQQRGKITQSKMVEYLTGLNEIPNLVQETLKTNEHIKEIAARFKDSSNCLFLGRGSSFPVALEGALKLKEISYIHAEGYPAAEMKHGPIALIDDEMPVVFIATKHSSYEKVISNIQEVKARKGHVIAIVSEGDTEVKGMADYVIEIPQTNEAFVPLVATIPLQLLAYHIAVMRGCNVDQPRNLAKSVTVE is encoded by the coding sequence ATGTGCGGAATTGTTGGTTATATAGGATTTAGGGATGCTTATCCCATCGTTATAAAAGGGCTGCACAGGCTCGAATACCGTGGCTATGACAGCGCCGGTGTTGCCTTGCTTGACCAGGATCTTAAAGTTTACAAAAAGGCTGGTAAAGTTGAAGACCTGGAAAATTTTGTAAAGGGCGTAGACCTGAAAGGGACAATTGGCATGGGCCACACCCGCTGGGCCACCCACGGCGAACCAAGCGACCGAAACTCGCACCCACACTCGTCTGGCGACAGGAAGCTTACCATCATCCATAACGGGATTATTGAAAACTACGGCATCATTAAAGAAACCCTCATTGCCAAAGGCCACGTTTTCAAAAGTGATACCGATACCGAAGTTTTAATACACCTGATCGAGGATATCCAGAATGCGACAGGCCTTGATTTAAAAGATGCAGTACGTGTAGCCTTAAACAAAGTGATAGGTGCATATGCCATTGTAATTATGAGCGCCGATGAGCCGGATCTGATGATAGCTGCGCGCAAGGGCAGTCCGATGGTGATTGGCGTAGGTAAAGGTGAATATTTCATTGCGTCTGACGCTACCCCTATTGTAGAGTACACCAAAAACGTGATCTACCTTAACGATAACGAAATCGCGTATGTGCACCGCGAAAACCTGCTGGTAAAAAATATCGATAACTCGGTACAAACTCCATACATCCAGGAACTGGACCTGAAACTGGAGATGCTGGAAAAAGGCGGCTACGACCATTTCATGATGAAGGAGATCTATGAGCAGCCCCGCTCTATCCGCGACTGTCTGCGTGGCCGTATTTACCCTCAACAAGGCAAAGTGCAGCTTGGTGGTATTAAGGAATACACCGAGAAGCTTAAAAACGTTGACAGGATCATTATTGTAGCCTGCGGTACATCATGGCATGCCGGTTTGGTAGGCGAATATCTGATTGAAGAATACGCACGCGTACCGGTAGAAGTAGAATACGCTTCTGAGTTCAGGTACCGCAACCCAATCATCACCGAAAAAGACCTGGTAATAGCCATATCCCAATCGGGCGAAACAGCCGATACCATGGCTGCCATTGAACTGGCAAAAGAGAAAGGCGCCACCATTTTTGGTATTTGTAATGTGGTTGGCGCGTCCATTCCACGTTTAACCCATGCCGGCGTTTATACCCATGCGGGTCCTGAAATTGGCGTGGCGTCAACCAAGGCGTTTACAGCGCAGGTAAGTGTGTTAACACTTATCGCGTTTTATATAGCCCAGCAGCGTGGCAAAATTACGCAAAGCAAAATGGTTGAATATTTAACCGGTTTAAACGAGATCCCTAACCTTGTGCAGGAAACGCTGAAAACAAATGAACATATCAAGGAGATCGCGGCCAGGTTTAAAGATTCGAGCAATTGTTTGTTCCTGGGCAGGGGCAGTTCATTCCCGGTGGCACTGGAAGGCGCTTTAAAGCTCAAGGAGATCTCTTACATACATGCCGAAGGTTATCCGGCTGCCGAAATGAAACACGGTCCTATCGCCTTAATTGATGATGAAATGCCGGTTGTGTTCATCGCCACTAAACATTCGTCGTACGAAAAAGTGATCAGCAATATCCAGGAAGTAAAAGCCCGTAAGGGGCACGTTATCGCTATTGTTAGCGAAGGCGATACTGAGGTGAAAGGGATGGCCGATTATGTAATAGAGATTCCGCAAACCAACGAGGCTTTTGTTCCGTTAGTGGCAACTATCCCGCTTCAGCTATTGGCTTATCATATTGCGGTTATGCGTGGTTGCAATGTGGATCAGCCACGTAACCTGGCAAAGTCGGTTACTGTTGAATAA